In the Nothobranchius furzeri strain GRZ-AD chromosome 15, NfurGRZ-RIMD1, whole genome shotgun sequence genome, one interval contains:
- the gp9 gene encoding platelet glycoprotein IX — translation MLLSTLTLAVLFTSSSSHRTVESCIFSVIQPAGLHVNCSSLELTELPHLPADTTELYVQNNRLTSVSPGLLDRLRSLKRVSMSPNPFHCDCSIQYLRNWLLRNKAVVAEEPLCSSPSSVAQKTITELSDNYFFCCTFPLVHHVITSSCVNTIHNTTLGVVLLCLILLLVWSLNLARKATYTLCLGERHLGLEAESLRSLRPKHRRRLHSGLSEVTDDSDSLTWSEDSERPLINMDLLPQVLEVLHKKHNIKIKAS, via the coding sequence ATGCTGCTCTCCACCTTAACCTTGGCTGTCCTCTTCACCTCGTCGAGTTCTCACAGGACTGTTGAGTCCTGCATCTTCTCAGTGATCCAGCCTGCTGGGCTGCACGTGAACTGCAGCTCTTTAGAGCTCACAGAGCTCCCTCATCTGCCTGCAGACACCACGGAGCTCTATGTGCAGAACAACAGGCTCACCTCGGTGTCTCCAGGCCTGTTGGACAGACTACGGAGCTTGAAAAGGGTCTCCATGTCCCCGAACCCCTTTCACTGTGACTGTAGCATCCAGTACCTGAGGAACTGGCTGCTGAGGAACAAGGCCGTTGTTGCAGAGGAGCCTCTCTGTTCCAGTCCGAGCTCCGTAGCTCAGAAAACCATCACTGAACTTTCTGACAACTATTTCTTCTGCTGCACGTTTCCACTTGTGCATCATGTCATCACCTCCAGCTGTGTTAACACAATACACAACACCACTCTGGGCGTGGTGCTACTCTGCCTCATCCTTCTGCTTGTGTGGAGCTTAAACCTGGCCAGGAAAGCCACCTACACGCTGTGTCTGGGTGAAAGGCATTTAGGACTGGAAGCGGAGTCTTTGCGCTCACTGAGGCCTAAACACAGGAGGAGGCTACACTCAGGCCTGTCGGAGGTCACCGACGACTCGGATTCTCTAACCTGGTCGGAGGACTCGGAAAGGCCACTCATCAACATGGACTTACTGCCACAAGTACTGGAAGTGTTGCACAAGAAGCATAACATAAAGATAAAAGCCAGCTAA